A single genomic interval of Rhodopseudomonas palustris harbors:
- a CDS encoding LysE family translocator: MVTAEFLITSLIVVASPGTGVLYTVATGLSRGPRASAIAAFGSTIGIVPHMAAAILGLAALLHTSAVAFQLFKYLGVAYLLYMAWKTLGERGPLSVDSDVGAPSALQMTVTGVLINILNPKLSIFFLAFLPQFVSADDAHPLGRMIELSGIFMLMTFVVFVIYGLFAAWLRDHVITRPQVMTWLRRSFAAAFVALGAKLATAER; encoded by the coding sequence ATGGTGACCGCCGAATTTCTCATCACCTCGCTGATCGTGGTCGCTTCGCCCGGAACCGGCGTGCTCTACACGGTCGCCACCGGGCTGTCGCGCGGGCCGCGGGCCAGCGCCATCGCAGCGTTCGGCTCGACCATCGGCATCGTGCCGCACATGGCGGCCGCGATCCTCGGTCTCGCCGCCCTGCTCCACACCAGCGCGGTAGCGTTCCAGCTCTTCAAATATCTCGGCGTCGCTTATCTGCTGTACATGGCGTGGAAGACGCTTGGCGAGCGCGGACCGCTCAGCGTCGACAGCGACGTCGGAGCCCCCTCGGCGCTGCAGATGACGGTGACCGGCGTGCTGATCAACATCCTCAATCCGAAGCTGTCGATCTTCTTCCTCGCCTTCCTGCCGCAATTCGTCTCGGCCGATGATGCCCATCCGCTCGGACGAATGATCGAGCTCAGCGGCATCTTCATGCTGATGACGTTCGTAGTGTTCGTGATCTACGGCCTGTTCGCCGCGTGGCTGCGCGACCACGTCATCACCCGGCCGCAAGTGATGACCTGGCTCCGCCGCAGCTTCGCCGCCGCCTTCGTCGCACTCGGCGCCAAGCTGGCGACCGCGGAGCGGTGA
- a CDS encoding zinc-binding dehydrogenase has product MSETTGLQLRSLIKASGDLEVSLLPVSVPEPGPDEVVVRVEATPINPSDLGLLFGAADMSTAKASGTADAPVITAKVPEAAMKAMAARLDESMPVGNEGAGTVIKAGSSDAAQALLGKTVAMIGGAMYAQYRLIKAADCLKLADGTTAAEGASCFVNPLTALGMTETMKREGHKALVHTAAASNLGQMLNRICLKDGIDLVNIVRSEAQAKLLRDIGAKYVVDSTAPTFLDDLTDALVKTGATIAFDAIGGGRLAGQILSCMEAAIGKTATGPYSRYGSNVLKQVYIYGSLDTKPTEIVRNFGFAWAAGGWLLFPFLQKIGAADAAKLRARVAAELKTTFASHYTKIVSLKEALTLDAIAAYNKRATGEKYLIDPTK; this is encoded by the coding sequence GTGAGTGAGACCACCGGACTGCAACTGCGCTCGCTGATCAAGGCGAGCGGTGACCTCGAAGTTTCGCTGCTGCCGGTGAGCGTTCCCGAGCCCGGCCCCGACGAGGTCGTGGTCCGGGTCGAAGCCACCCCGATCAATCCCTCCGATCTCGGCCTGCTGTTCGGCGCCGCCGACATGTCGACCGCGAAAGCGTCCGGCACGGCGGACGCGCCGGTAATCACCGCCAAGGTGCCCGAAGCCGCCATGAAGGCAATGGCCGCGCGGCTCGACGAGTCGATGCCGGTGGGCAATGAGGGCGCCGGCACGGTGATCAAGGCCGGCAGCTCGGATGCAGCGCAGGCGCTGCTCGGCAAGACCGTGGCGATGATCGGCGGCGCGATGTACGCGCAGTATCGCCTGATCAAAGCGGCCGACTGTCTGAAGCTGGCCGACGGCACCACCGCGGCCGAAGGCGCGTCATGCTTCGTCAATCCGCTGACCGCGCTCGGCATGACCGAGACGATGAAGCGCGAAGGTCACAAGGCGCTGGTGCACACCGCCGCGGCGTCGAACCTCGGCCAGATGCTGAACCGGATCTGCCTCAAGGACGGCATCGATCTGGTCAACATCGTCCGCAGCGAAGCGCAGGCCAAGCTGCTCCGTGATATCGGCGCCAAGTACGTGGTCGACTCCACCGCGCCGACCTTCCTCGATGATCTCACAGACGCGCTGGTCAAGACCGGAGCCACCATCGCGTTCGACGCGATCGGCGGCGGCCGGCTCGCAGGCCAGATCCTGAGCTGCATGGAAGCCGCGATCGGCAAGACCGCAACCGGACCGTACAGCCGCTATGGCTCGAACGTGCTGAAGCAGGTGTACATCTACGGCAGCCTCGATACCAAGCCGACCGAGATTGTGCGCAATTTCGGCTTCGCCTGGGCGGCCGGCGGCTGGCTGCTGTTCCCGTTCCTGCAGAAGATCGGTGCGGCCGACGCGGCCAAGCTCCGCGCCCGCGTTGCCGCCGAACTCAAGACTACCTTCGCCAGCCACTACACCAAGATCGTGTCGCTGAAGGAAGCTCTGACCCTCGATGCCATCGCCGCCTACAACAAGCGCGCCACGGGCGAAAAGTACCTGATCGATCCGACCAAATAA
- the eno gene encoding phosphopyruvate hydratase, protein MTAIVDIIGREILDSRGNPTVEVDVVLEDGSVGRAAVPSGASTGAHEAVELRDGDKARYLGKGVQKAVEAVNGELFDALGGMDAEQQVQLDQTMIELDGTPNKGRIGANAILGVSLAAAKAAAASYDMPLYRYVGGTSARTLPVPMMNIVNGGVHADNPIDFQEFMIMPVGAPTFADALRCGSEIFHTLKGELKKAGHNTNVGDEGGFAPNLPSADAALDFVMAAIGKAGYKAGDDVMLALDCAATEFFKDGSYVYGGENKTRSRSEQAKYLADLVARYPIVSIEDGMSEDDMDGWKELTDLIGGKCQLVGDDLFVTNVTRLADGIKNGRANSILIKVNQIGTLTETLAAVEMAHKAGYTAVMSHRSGETEDSTIADLAVATNCGQIKTGSLARADRTSKYNQLLRIEQELGSSAHYAGKAALKAFR, encoded by the coding sequence ATGACCGCCATCGTCGACATCATCGGCCGCGAAATTCTCGACAGCCGCGGCAATCCGACCGTCGAAGTCGACGTGGTGCTCGAGGACGGCTCGGTCGGCCGCGCCGCCGTGCCGTCGGGCGCCTCCACCGGCGCGCACGAGGCGGTCGAGCTGCGCGACGGCGACAAGGCCCGCTATCTTGGCAAGGGCGTGCAGAAGGCGGTCGAGGCCGTCAACGGCGAGCTGTTCGACGCGCTCGGCGGCATGGACGCCGAACAGCAGGTGCAGCTCGATCAGACCATGATCGAGCTCGACGGCACCCCGAACAAGGGCCGGATCGGCGCCAACGCCATCCTCGGCGTCTCGCTGGCCGCGGCGAAGGCGGCGGCGGCGTCCTACGACATGCCGCTGTATCGCTATGTCGGCGGCACCTCGGCCCGCACTCTGCCGGTGCCGATGATGAACATCGTCAACGGCGGCGTGCATGCCGACAACCCGATCGACTTCCAGGAATTCATGATCATGCCGGTCGGCGCGCCGACCTTCGCCGACGCGCTGCGCTGCGGCTCGGAGATCTTCCACACCCTCAAGGGTGAACTGAAGAAGGCCGGCCACAACACCAATGTCGGCGATGAAGGCGGCTTCGCGCCGAACCTGCCGTCGGCCGATGCGGCGCTCGACTTCGTCATGGCCGCGATCGGCAAGGCCGGCTACAAGGCCGGCGACGACGTGATGCTGGCGCTCGACTGCGCCGCCACCGAGTTCTTCAAGGACGGTTCCTACGTCTATGGCGGCGAGAACAAGACCCGCTCGCGCTCGGAGCAGGCCAAGTACCTCGCCGATCTGGTCGCGCGCTATCCGATCGTGTCGATCGAAGACGGCATGAGCGAAGACGATATGGACGGCTGGAAGGAGCTGACCGATCTGATCGGCGGCAAGTGCCAGCTCGTCGGCGACGACCTTTTCGTCACCAACGTCACCCGGCTCGCGGACGGCATCAAGAACGGCCGCGCCAACTCGATCCTGATCAAGGTCAACCAGATCGGCACGCTGACCGAAACGCTGGCCGCCGTCGAGATGGCGCACAAGGCCGGCTACACCGCGGTGATGTCGCATCGCTCGGGCGAGACCGAGGATTCCACCATCGCCGATCTCGCGGTCGCCACCAATTGCGGACAGATCAAGACCGGCTCGCTGGCGCGTGCCGACCGCACCTCGAAGTACAACCAGCTGCTGCGCATCGAGCAGGAGCTCGGCTCCAGCGCGCACTACGCCGGCAAGGCGGCGCTGAAGGCGTTCCGCTGA
- the queF gene encoding preQ(1) synthase encodes MSKTPRKSAASPSLQLGQAVEWPDRPEAAKLDRVPNPQNDTNFLARFTAPEFTSLCPVTGQPDFAHLVIDYVPGPWLLESKSLKLYLASFRNHGAFHEDCTVAIGKRIATEIKPKWLRIGGYWYPRGGIPIDVFWQTGKLPKDVWVPDQGVQPYRGRG; translated from the coding sequence ATGTCGAAAACACCCCGCAAATCCGCCGCCTCCCCGTCCCTGCAGCTCGGCCAGGCCGTCGAATGGCCCGACCGGCCGGAAGCCGCCAAGCTCGACCGGGTGCCGAACCCGCAGAACGACACCAATTTCCTGGCGCGCTTCACCGCGCCGGAATTCACCTCGCTGTGCCCGGTGACCGGCCAGCCGGATTTCGCGCATCTGGTGATCGATTACGTCCCCGGCCCGTGGCTCTTGGAGTCGAAGTCGCTGAAGCTGTACCTCGCCTCCTTCCGCAACCACGGCGCTTTCCACGAAGACTGCACCGTGGCGATCGGCAAGCGGATCGCGACCGAGATCAAACCGAAATGGCTGCGCATCGGCGGCTACTGGTATCCGCGCGGCGGCATCCCGATCGACGTGTTCTGGCAGACCGGCAAACTGCCGAAAGACGTCTGGGTGCCCGATCAGGGCGTGCAGCCGTATCGCGGGCGCGGTTAG
- a CDS encoding glucan biosynthesis protein G, which translates to MNRRQVLTGLAALPLLQAKPDPAAADRSSSIDFDPWMVRKLARELASKPYEAPDGSLPASLNDLSYDAYRSLRFRPERAIWRAENLPFQVQFFHRGFLYKNRVTIFEVADGKARHVPYRADDFSFGDVAPPPDADLGFAGFRIHAPLQRADYYDEVSAFLGAAYFRAVTKGERYGLSARGLSIDTGQSSGEEFPLFKTFWLERPAPGASSMVVHALLDSKSVAGAYRFTIRPGDTTVFDVEMALYPRVDLQHAGLAPMTSMFLFGPNDPADTPDFRAAVHDSDGLAIFNGSGEELWRPLCNPKDLQISSFGDRNPRGFGLMQRERSFANYQDLESRYELRPSLWAEPIGDWTDGAVKLIEIPTREEVHDNIASFWEPKQPLRAKGEHIYTYRLHWGPDAPKPKGLARFVRTGISARGDNERLFVLDLAGDRLKTVDAAAVRGVVTADKGEIRNIVTQPNPAMGGWRLSFDLAQARAPVELRAVVCEGDAAVSEVWLYRWTP; encoded by the coding sequence TTGAACCGGCGGCAAGTTCTGACCGGGCTGGCGGCGTTGCCGCTGTTGCAGGCAAAGCCCGATCCCGCCGCGGCGGACCGCTCTTCCTCGATCGACTTCGATCCCTGGATGGTGCGCAAGCTGGCGCGCGAGCTGGCGAGCAAACCTTATGAGGCACCCGACGGCTCGTTGCCGGCCTCGCTGAACGATCTGAGCTACGACGCCTACCGGTCGCTGCGCTTTCGACCCGAGCGCGCCATCTGGCGTGCCGAGAACCTGCCGTTTCAGGTCCAGTTCTTCCACCGCGGCTTTCTCTACAAGAACCGGGTGACGATCTTTGAAGTCGCCGATGGCAAGGCGCGTCACGTGCCGTATCGCGCGGACGATTTCTCGTTCGGCGACGTCGCACCGCCGCCGGATGCCGATCTCGGTTTTGCGGGGTTTCGGATTCACGCGCCGCTGCAGCGTGCGGACTATTACGACGAGGTCAGCGCCTTCCTCGGAGCGGCCTACTTTCGCGCCGTCACCAAGGGCGAGCGTTACGGCCTCTCTGCGCGCGGCCTGTCGATCGACACCGGCCAGTCGAGCGGCGAGGAATTCCCGCTGTTCAAGACATTCTGGCTCGAGCGCCCTGCTCCGGGCGCATCATCGATGGTGGTGCATGCGCTGCTCGACAGCAAGAGCGTCGCCGGCGCCTACCGCTTCACCATCCGCCCCGGCGACACCACGGTGTTCGACGTCGAGATGGCGCTTTATCCGCGCGTCGATCTGCAGCATGCCGGACTGGCGCCGATGACCAGCATGTTTCTGTTCGGCCCCAACGATCCGGCCGATACTCCGGACTTTCGCGCCGCGGTGCATGATTCCGACGGGCTCGCGATCTTCAACGGCAGCGGCGAAGAGCTGTGGCGGCCACTGTGCAATCCGAAGGATCTGCAGATCAGCTCGTTCGGTGATCGCAACCCGCGCGGCTTCGGCCTGATGCAGCGCGAACGCAGCTTCGCCAACTATCAGGATCTCGAATCCCGGTACGAGTTGCGGCCGAGCCTGTGGGCCGAGCCGATCGGCGACTGGACCGATGGCGCCGTGAAGCTGATCGAGATTCCCACCCGCGAAGAGGTGCACGACAATATCGCGTCGTTCTGGGAGCCGAAGCAGCCGCTACGCGCCAAGGGCGAACACATCTACACCTATCGGCTGCACTGGGGACCGGATGCGCCGAAGCCCAAGGGGCTCGCGCGGTTCGTGCGGACCGGCATCAGCGCGCGCGGCGACAATGAACGGTTGTTCGTGCTCGATCTCGCCGGCGACCGGCTGAAGACCGTCGATGCCGCCGCGGTCCGCGGCGTAGTCACCGCCGACAAGGGCGAGATCCGCAATATCGTGACCCAGCCGAACCCGGCGATGGGCGGATGGCGGCTCAGCTTCGACCTCGCGCAGGCGCGAGCCCCGGTCGAATTGCGGGCGGTCGTGTGCGAGGGCGACGCGGCGGTCTCGGAAGTTTGGCTATACCGATGGACGCCGTGA
- the mdoH gene encoding glucans biosynthesis glucosyltransferase MdoH — translation MDAVIAPRHEDCRDAERRAEPLPANAPLPMPVQSLLQSPRAGAVRSPAAWRRVLIMVATAVLSAAGIYEMYQVLQVGGITVLEGVVLVLFAALFAWVALSFVSALAGFAVLCCGWRDDLGIMPDGSVPAVSSRIAMLLPTYNEDAPVVFARLQATRQSVDETGRGAQFDWFVLSDSTDPSVWIDEERCYAELAATHDRLYYRHRPHNTARKSGNIADWVERFGGAYDFMVILDADSVMTGDVLVRIAAAMETNSDVGLIQTLPVVVQARTLFARVQQFAGSIYGPMIAAGTAWWHGSESNYWGHNAIIRVSAFAGSAGLPTLAGRKPFGGEILSHDFVEAALMRRAGWRIHLAPTLRGSYEECPPSLLDFAARDRRWCQGNLQHGKLLTARGLHWVSRLHFLTGIGAYLTAPMWLAFLVAGILISLQAQFVRPEYFPKDFSLFPIWPAQDPVRAAWVFAGTMGLLILPKLLALCLVLIRRQTRRRFGGGLRTFGGVLLETVISALTAPVMMVFQSTAVIEILLGRDAGWQVQHRGDGAIPLREVVRRYALPTALGATMAVGAWLVSWPLLLWMTPVIVGLLLAIPVALLTTRASRSRPLLMTTPEQIDPPAILAQVHALADRLCPANQTTDPLSALRGDRRLRELHLAALAFHPPRRRGRIDPHLATARVLIDDAENYSEAAGWLGPREIRAVLGDRETLQRLLQLSGEHAQLAVGSEPSG, via the coding sequence ATGGACGCCGTGATCGCGCCGCGGCACGAGGACTGTCGCGACGCCGAGCGCCGAGCCGAACCGCTGCCTGCGAACGCACCGTTGCCGATGCCGGTGCAGTCGTTGCTGCAGAGTCCCCGGGCTGGCGCCGTCCGATCGCCGGCGGCCTGGCGCCGCGTGCTGATCATGGTCGCGACCGCGGTGCTGTCCGCTGCGGGCATTTACGAGATGTATCAGGTGCTGCAGGTCGGCGGCATCACGGTTCTCGAAGGCGTGGTGTTGGTGCTGTTCGCCGCGCTGTTCGCCTGGGTCGCGCTGTCGTTCGTCTCGGCGCTCGCCGGCTTCGCCGTGCTGTGCTGCGGTTGGCGCGACGATCTCGGCATCATGCCGGATGGCTCTGTCCCGGCGGTCTCCTCGAGGATCGCGATGCTGCTGCCGACCTACAACGAAGACGCCCCGGTGGTGTTCGCGAGGCTGCAGGCGACGCGGCAATCGGTCGACGAAACCGGCCGCGGCGCGCAATTCGACTGGTTCGTGCTCAGCGACTCCACCGATCCGTCAGTGTGGATCGACGAAGAGCGCTGCTATGCCGAACTCGCCGCCACACACGACCGTCTGTACTATCGGCACCGGCCCCACAATACGGCACGCAAGTCCGGCAACATCGCCGACTGGGTGGAGCGCTTCGGCGGCGCTTACGACTTCATGGTCATCCTCGACGCCGACAGCGTGATGACCGGTGACGTGCTGGTGCGTATCGCCGCCGCGATGGAGACGAACAGCGACGTCGGATTGATCCAGACTCTGCCGGTCGTGGTTCAGGCGCGCACGCTGTTCGCGCGGGTCCAGCAATTCGCCGGCAGCATCTACGGGCCGATGATCGCCGCCGGCACCGCATGGTGGCACGGCTCCGAGAGCAACTATTGGGGCCACAATGCGATCATCCGGGTATCGGCGTTCGCGGGCAGCGCCGGGCTGCCGACGTTGGCGGGCCGCAAACCATTCGGCGGCGAAATCCTCAGCCACGATTTCGTCGAGGCGGCGCTTATGCGCCGCGCAGGCTGGCGCATTCACCTCGCCCCGACGCTGCGCGGCAGCTACGAGGAGTGCCCGCCGTCACTGCTCGATTTCGCCGCGCGCGATCGGCGCTGGTGCCAGGGCAATCTGCAGCACGGCAAGCTGCTAACCGCCCGCGGACTGCATTGGGTATCGCGGCTGCATTTCCTCACCGGCATCGGCGCTTATCTCACCGCGCCGATGTGGCTGGCGTTTCTGGTTGCCGGCATCCTGATTTCGCTGCAGGCGCAGTTCGTCCGCCCCGAATATTTCCCGAAGGACTTCTCGCTGTTTCCGATCTGGCCGGCGCAGGACCCGGTGCGCGCCGCCTGGGTGTTCGCTGGCACGATGGGACTGTTGATCCTGCCGAAGCTGCTGGCGCTATGTCTGGTACTGATCCGCAGGCAGACCCGGAGGCGGTTCGGCGGCGGCCTGCGCACCTTCGGCGGCGTACTGCTGGAGACGGTGATCTCGGCTCTGACCGCACCGGTGATGATGGTGTTTCAATCAACGGCTGTGATCGAGATCCTGCTCGGCCGCGACGCCGGCTGGCAGGTGCAGCATCGCGGCGATGGCGCGATCCCGCTGCGTGAAGTCGTCCGCCGCTACGCGCTGCCGACAGCGCTTGGCGCAACCATGGCAGTCGGAGCGTGGCTGGTGTCGTGGCCGCTGCTGCTGTGGATGACGCCGGTCATCGTCGGCCTGCTGCTCGCGATCCCGGTGGCGCTGCTGACGACGCGTGCCTCCCGCTCGCGTCCGTTGCTGATGACGACGCCGGAGCAGATCGATCCGCCGGCGATCCTGGCGCAGGTGCATGCACTCGCCGATCGTCTTTGCCCGGCGAACCAGACAACCGATCCGCTGAGCGCGCTTCGTGGCGACCGCCGGCTCCGAGAGCTCCATCTCGCCGCCCTCGCCTTCCATCCTCCGCGGCGGCGCGGCCGTATCGATCCGCATCTGGCGACCGCGCGCGTGCTGATCGACGACGCTGAAAATTATAGCGAGGCTGCCGGCTGGCTCGGCCCGCGCGAAATCCGCGCTGTGCTTGGTGATCGTGAGACCCTGCAACGGCTGCTGCAATTGTCCGGCGAACACGCGCAGCTCGCAGTCGGCAGCGAGCCCAGCGGTTAG
- a CDS encoding MFS transporter, protein MQSAGSAASSSRLPPALNIIALSSFAASLSTRALDPVLPRIADEFSVTITTAAGLAAVTAFTFAVVQPAIGALGDLFGKARLMIVCLALLGFASLLGALSSSFTVLFVCRILAGIGSGGVFPVALGLASDLVTVDRRQVAIGRVLGGSMAGNLLGASASGVIGDFLGWRGVLAILGVLVMIAAIAVAFGARGAKMPPRSAEMDLPALRRGYRTIFSNPNAAICFTAVLIEGTCVMGVFPYVAAFLHEQGEQSLAIAGLVIAGFAIGGLIYTLTVSQLLPRLGTTGMMIGGGLLVALQLAAIMLGPHWQAQMFAFVLMGMGFYMLHGCIQVFASELTETARGTAMSLHSFFFFMGQTTGPIAYGFGLSHLGKIATLTLTALTMATLGIVLARILKPRPPADAVAGELPL, encoded by the coding sequence ATGCAGTCAGCCGGTAGTGCAGCCTCCTCATCGCGGCTGCCGCCGGCGCTCAACATCATCGCTCTATCGAGCTTCGCCGCCTCGCTGTCGACCCGCGCGCTCGATCCGGTGCTGCCGCGGATCGCCGACGAGTTCTCGGTGACGATCACCACCGCGGCGGGTCTCGCCGCGGTCACGGCCTTCACCTTTGCGGTGGTGCAGCCGGCGATCGGTGCGCTCGGCGATCTGTTCGGCAAAGCGCGGCTGATGATCGTGTGCCTGGCGCTACTCGGCTTCGCCAGCCTGCTCGGTGCGTTGTCGTCGTCGTTCACCGTGCTGTTCGTCTGCCGCATCCTCGCCGGGATCGGCTCGGGCGGGGTGTTTCCGGTGGCGCTGGGCCTTGCCAGCGATCTCGTTACGGTCGATCGGCGGCAGGTCGCGATCGGCCGGGTGCTCGGCGGTTCGATGGCCGGCAATCTGCTCGGTGCTTCGGCGTCGGGAGTGATCGGCGACTTTCTCGGCTGGCGCGGCGTGCTGGCGATCCTCGGCGTGCTGGTGATGATCGCCGCAATCGCTGTGGCGTTCGGCGCGCGCGGCGCCAAGATGCCGCCGCGCAGCGCCGAGATGGACCTGCCGGCGCTACGCCGCGGCTATCGAACTATCTTCAGCAATCCCAACGCGGCGATCTGCTTCACCGCGGTGCTGATCGAAGGCACCTGCGTGATGGGCGTGTTTCCTTACGTCGCGGCGTTTCTGCACGAGCAGGGCGAGCAGAGCCTCGCGATCGCGGGCCTGGTGATCGCCGGCTTCGCGATCGGCGGGCTGATCTACACGCTGACGGTATCGCAATTGCTGCCACGGCTCGGCACCACCGGCATGATGATCGGCGGCGGCCTGCTGGTGGCGCTGCAGCTCGCCGCGATCATGCTCGGCCCGCACTGGCAGGCGCAGATGTTCGCCTTCGTCCTGATGGGGATGGGGTTCTACATGCTGCACGGCTGCATCCAGGTGTTCGCCTCCGAACTCACCGAGACCGCACGCGGCACCGCGATGTCGCTGCACTCGTTCTTCTTCTTCATGGGCCAGACCACCGGTCCGATCGCCTACGGCTTCGGCCTGTCGCATCTCGGCAAGATCGCGACGTTGACGCTGACGGCGCTGACCATGGCAACGCTGGGGATCGTGCTGGCGCGCATCCTCAAACCGCGGCCGCCGGCGGATGCGGTGGCTGGCGAGTTGCCACTCTAA
- the kdsA gene encoding 3-deoxy-8-phosphooctulonate synthase produces MNKSIAPATSVVAGNVKFGNALPLSVIAGPCQLESRAHALEVASALKEIATRLGIGLVYKTSFDKANRTSAASARGLGLDAALPIFAEIRDHLGLPVLTDVHENEQCARAAEAVDILQIPAFLCRQTDLLLAAAATGRIVNVKKGQFLAPWDMGNVVSKITHAGNSKVLVTERGVSFGYNTLVSDMRALPIMAKTTGAPVIFDATHSVQQPGGKGTSSGGEREYVPVLARAAVAVGVAGVFIETHPDPDHAPSDGPNMVPLREFEALIKTLMEFDALAKKRSTVGAV; encoded by the coding sequence GTGAACAAGAGCATTGCGCCCGCGACCAGCGTCGTGGCGGGCAACGTCAAATTCGGCAACGCGTTGCCGCTGTCGGTGATCGCCGGCCCGTGCCAACTCGAAAGCCGCGCGCACGCGCTGGAAGTCGCCTCGGCGCTGAAGGAGATCGCGACCCGGCTCGGCATCGGCCTCGTCTACAAGACCTCGTTCGACAAGGCCAACCGCACCAGCGCCGCCAGCGCGCGTGGTCTCGGCCTCGACGCGGCGCTGCCGATCTTCGCAGAGATCCGCGATCATCTCGGCCTGCCGGTGCTCACCGACGTGCACGAGAACGAGCAATGTGCGCGCGCTGCCGAAGCGGTCGACATCCTGCAGATCCCGGCGTTCCTGTGCCGGCAGACCGATCTGCTGCTGGCCGCCGCGGCGACCGGCAGGATCGTCAACGTCAAGAAGGGCCAGTTCCTGGCGCCGTGGGACATGGGCAATGTCGTGTCCAAGATCACCCACGCCGGCAACTCGAAGGTGCTGGTGACCGAGCGCGGCGTATCGTTCGGCTACAACACGCTGGTGTCGGATATGCGCGCGCTGCCGATCATGGCGAAGACCACCGGCGCCCCGGTGATCTTCGACGCCACCCATTCGGTGCAGCAGCCCGGCGGCAAGGGTACTTCGTCCGGCGGTGAGCGTGAATACGTGCCGGTGCTGGCGCGCGCGGCGGTCGCGGTCGGCGTTGCCGGCGTGTTCATCGAGACCCATCCCGATCCGGATCACGCGCCGTCGGACGGGCCGAATATGGTGCCGCTGCGCGAGTTCGAAGCGCTGATCAAGACGCTGATGGAGTTCGACGCGCTCGCCAAGAAGCGGTCCACGGTCGGGGCCGTTTAA
- a CDS encoding VOC family protein, producing MSNGFDHIVHAVRDLDAAADLYQRLGFVVGARNVHPWGTHNRIVQFDRFFIELLTIGEPDKIPPPRDGVFSFGTFQRDYLVTREGLSMLLLASDDAVADLRRFTAAGIAAGDVFTFGREGRRPDGSVVKLQFSLAFARDALSPNTGFATCQHHYPENFWNPAFQAHANGARAAAAVVMVADNPTDHHIFFEAFTGSRDLRSSSIGVTAPTKRGDIEIVEPVSLRDQYGITVPSEGEGASFVGLRIAADDLGVVERLLQDHKVSAVRHVGRLVVPDVYGATLIFEQGTVR from the coding sequence ATGTCCAACGGTTTCGACCATATCGTTCATGCGGTGCGCGATCTCGATGCCGCCGCGGATCTGTATCAGCGCCTCGGCTTTGTCGTTGGCGCGCGCAATGTTCATCCCTGGGGGACGCACAACCGCATCGTCCAATTCGATCGCTTCTTCATCGAGCTGCTGACGATAGGCGAACCCGACAAGATCCCGCCGCCCCGCGACGGTGTGTTTTCGTTCGGGACATTCCAGCGCGATTACTTGGTAACGCGCGAAGGCTTGTCGATGCTGCTGTTGGCGAGCGATGATGCGGTAGCCGACCTTCGCCGGTTCACCGCCGCCGGCATCGCGGCCGGCGATGTGTTTACGTTCGGCCGTGAAGGACGGCGTCCTGACGGCAGCGTGGTGAAGCTGCAGTTCTCGCTGGCGTTCGCGCGTGATGCGTTGTCGCCGAACACCGGCTTCGCTACCTGCCAGCACCACTATCCGGAGAATTTCTGGAATCCGGCGTTTCAGGCGCACGCCAATGGCGCGCGCGCTGCGGCAGCGGTGGTGATGGTCGCCGACAATCCGACTGATCATCATATCTTCTTCGAAGCCTTCACCGGCAGCCGCGATCTGCGCTCGTCGTCGATCGGCGTGACCGCTCCGACCAAGCGCGGCGATATCGAGATCGTCGAGCCGGTGTCCCTGCGCGACCAATACGGCATCACGGTTCCGTCCGAAGGCGAGGGCGCAAGCTTCGTCGGATTACGGATTGCCGCCGATGATCTCGGCGTGGTTGAACGGCTGCTGCAAGACCACAAGGTATCGGCGGTGCGCCATGTCGGCCGCCTGGTGGTGCCGGATGTGTACGGCGCGACCCTGATCTTCGAACAAGGAACAGTGCGGTGA
- a CDS encoding NIPSNAP family protein codes for MIYESRVYRCVPGKLPAILKRFETITLKLFEKHGIRQVGFFTTLVGASNQELTYLLAWESLAEREQKWTAFATDPEWLAAKAETEKDGQIVDTITNQLLVPTAFSALK; via the coding sequence ATGATCTACGAGTCGCGAGTCTATCGCTGCGTGCCGGGCAAGCTGCCGGCGATCCTCAAGCGGTTCGAGACCATCACGCTGAAGCTGTTCGAGAAGCACGGCATTCGGCAGGTCGGATTCTTCACCACGCTGGTCGGTGCCTCCAACCAGGAATTGACCTATCTGCTGGCCTGGGAGAGCCTTGCCGAGCGCGAGCAGAAATGGACCGCCTTCGCTACCGATCCGGAATGGCTCGCCGCGAAAGCCGAGACCGAGAAAGACGGCCAGATCGTCGACACCATCACCAATCAGCTACTGGTGCCGACCGCGTTCTCGGCGCTGAAGTAA
- a CDS encoding BrnA antitoxin family protein, translating into MPRKRSEPVFDEDNPEWTAEDFANATAVNIMAKDLTSEFLAKIPGRRGPQKAPTKVPVSIRLSADVVAHYKATGPGWQSRIDETLRKAAKLKTG; encoded by the coding sequence ATGCCCCGTAAGCGCAGCGAGCCGGTTTTCGATGAAGACAACCCGGAGTGGACCGCAGAGGATTTCGCCAACGCGACGGCCGTGAACATCATGGCGAAAGACCTGACGTCGGAATTCCTCGCGAAGATTCCAGGCCGTCGCGGTCCGCAAAAGGCTCCGACCAAAGTGCCGGTGTCGATCCGCCTCAGCGCTGACGTGGTGGCGCACTACAAGGCGACCGGCCCCGGCTGGCAGTCGCGGATCGACGAGACGCTGCGCAAGGCAGCGAAGCTGAAGACCGGCTAG